The DNA window GGCGTCGTTGCCCCATATCTCCGTGGCCGGGGCAATCGGCACAGCCACCCACGGCTCAGGCATGAAAAACGGTAACCTGTCGACGGCAGTACGGGGTATTGAGTTTATCACGGCCAACGGCGAAACCCGTACACTCACTGCTGACCGCGACGGCGATGCGTTCCGGGCGGCTGTCGTGCATCTGGGTGCACTGGGCGTCGTAACGCGGGTGACGCTGGCCGTGCAGCCGACGTTCACGATGCGGCAGACAGTCTACGAAAACCTGCCGCTGGCGCAGTTGAAAGAAAATTTCGACGCCATCATGAGCAGCGGCTACAGCGTCAGTCTGTTTACCAACTGGCTCAACGACACCGTCAGCGAAGTGTGGGTAAAGAGCCGCGCCGACGAAGCACCGCCCAAAACTGACTTCTACGGTGCCACAGCTGCTACGAAGAACCTGCACCCTATTGTGGGTATATCGGCCGAAAACTGCACCGATCAACTGGGCGTCGTGGGGCCGTGGTACGAGCGGATGCCCCACTTCAAAATGGGCTTTACGCCCAGCAGTGGGCAGGAATTGCAATCAGAATATTTCGTACCCCGCAAACACGCCGTCGACGCTATTCTGGCGGTCGAGAAGCTGAAAGCTCAGGTCAATCCGCACCTGCTGATTTCCGAAATCCGCGCCATCGACGGCGACGATCTGTGGATGAGTCCGTGCTACAAGCAACCGAGCATCGCGATTCACTTTACGTGGAAACCGGAGTGGCCCGCCGTTCGGCAGCTATTACCCGTAATCGAGCGGGAGCTGGCACCGTTTCAGGCCCGGCCGCACTGGGGCAAGCTCTTTACAATGGCCCCCTCGCGGCTTGAGTCGCTTTACGAAAAGATGCCCGCCTTCTGCCAGCTAGCCACCCAATACGACCCCAGCGGCAAATTCCGCAACGCCTTTCTAAACACGAACCTGTTTGGTAACGTGTAGGTAAGCGTGTAGACGTCCGAGATACAAAAAGCCCCTCTCCCGTTTTGGGAGAGGGGCGGTCCGACGATTCGGTTGGGACGGTCGGCCGCAGCCGTGAGGGTGAATCACAAACTCTACTTCGACTGAGCCAGCCCAAAATTTTTCAGGTTCGTCAGGGCCGTGACGTCGATAATCTTCCACTGCCCGTTCATCTTCTCCAGTACCCTCGACTCTTTCGAGGTTGTCTTGCCGTGACTGTCGACCAGCGTCTGATCGTAGGCAACGTAGGCCATGTCGCCCTTCTGCCGGATCGTATAGTTGGCGTTCTGCACCGATACTTTGTCGCTTATCTTCGAGCTTTTGAATTGACTGGCGAAATGCTTTTCCAGCTTATCCCAGCCTTTCACCAGCATAAAATCACCGCCGTAGAGGTTTGCCGCAAAGTGGATGTAGGGCGTGTGTGCCCATGCATTCGACCACTGTGCTTTGTCGCGCTTAAAAAACCCTTCCGTTTCGTTGCGGAGAACCTGCTTGATCGCGTTGTCCTCCGACTGTGCCCACCCGACCGTCACTGCTGCCAGCAATAAAGCGGTCATTACCAGATATTTTTTCATAGTAATGCGAGAGTTAGTACACAAGAAAGGTATCGTTTAAAATTAGCTTAAACAACTAATTTTTTAAACTATTTCCAGTATATCAAGCACCCGCTACTTGATTACAACATCAGCCACAACGAGCAGATGGTCGGAGGGGAAGCGTTGATCGAGTCGGTCGGTCAGGGCTGCGTAGGATAATACGTCGATGCTTTTGCTAACGAAAATGTAGTCGATACGGTCGTTGAGCGGGGCGTCGGATTTAAAGCCGGTAAACGTACCTACCGGGCCGTAAGGCGGCTGCTTCGTGGCCTGATACGCATCCTGTAGAGACGCCTGTATCGTTTTGACCTGCTCGGTATCGGGCGTCGAATTCAGGTCGCCGACGAAGATAACGGGTTCGTTTTTGGCGATGGCTTTGATCTTCTCAACCATCAGCCGCCCCGACTGCCGCCGGGCCTCAACGCCCTGATGATCGAAGTGAGCGCTGAAAAAGTAAAACTCCTTTTTGGTCTGTTTATCGCGAAATCGGGCCCACGTACAGATACGATTGCAGCAGGTAGCGTCCCAGCCTTTACCGGGTTTATCGGGGGTTTCGCTCAGCCAGAAATCGCCGGTGGTAAGCAGGTCGAAGCGGTCTTTTTTGTAGAAAATGGCGGAGTGCTCACCCGCTTCCTTTCCGTCGTCGCGCCCCTTCCCAACAAACGCCCAGCCGGGTAGTTGGGCAACGTCATTCAGTTGTCCGCGCAGCCCTTCCTGTGTACCAAACAGCTCGATTTTGTGGTAACGAATCAGACTTTTCACCATCTCGATCCGGTTCGGCCAGGCGTCGGCACCGTCGTTTGGCGTGTTGTATCGCAGGTTGTACGAAGCAACACGCATGGTGTTGGCAGGCTGGGCCACAGCGGTATAAGCTATCACACAGGCGATCAGCAGTAACGTAATTCGCATAACAATTGAGTTTAGTCAGGCCCACTGCGGGCGGGCCAAAGATAGCCGGGCACCAACAAAATACGGGCGACCAGTCAGGGCGTTTCGGACGACTTAACGAAAAGATCACCGGCTGCCAGGCGACATTGATCAGCCTTATTTTTTCACCGTTGCGAAACTAACCGGGCGGCACGTCGGTTAATTAGTAGTCACGACTACTAAATTATCAACCATGACAACGCCAACACAACTCGGCTTCGTTTCAGTACAGGTCAGCGACCTGGCTGCATCTACCCTCTTTTACCGGGACACGCTAGGGTTCCAGCCCGTGCCGCAGTCCCCACCGGACGCCTGCATTTTCGCTACGCAGTCAGGAGCGACCTTCGCCATTCGCAAACCACTGGTCGACCTCAACCAGACCGACCAGCTTGGCTGGGGTGTCGGGCTTTGGTTCGCGGTCGATAGCCTCGACGATTTCCTGCAACGCATTGACGGACAGGCTACGTTGATACGCGGTGTGCAGGCTACGCCCTTTGGGAATACGGCTATCATCGCCGACCCCGATGGTTACTGGCTCACCATACAGGAATCGCCGAACCGATGAATTGTGAAACGCAGTATTGGGTCGTGGTGGCGGCACGCGACCATGCCCGTTCCGGCATTGAGCAGGGTATCGTGCAGGCCAATCACGGCAAAGAAGCCCCGTTGCGTCGGATGCAGCCCGGCGATGGTGTGCTGATTTATGCACCCAAGCAAACATTCGGGGAAAAGGAGCCGCTTCAGCAGTTCATTGCCGTCGGAACGGTGGCCGACGAACCGGTGTATCAGATAACGGTAACCGACGACTTCCAACCGTTCCGTCGCCGGGTTACGTACGACGAATCCGTTACTGCAACGCCTGTTCAGCCGCTGATCGAGCAGTTGAGTTTTATTCAGAATAAAGCCAGTTGGGGGTACTCGTTCCGGTTTGGTTGTTTCGCCATTCCAAAAGCCGATTTCGATCTGATTCGCTCAGCAATGACCAACCACAGCCATGCCTGATTCTCCGATTTTTACCTACAATCAGCCCGAAGAAAACAACGGTTACCTGCTCTGGCAGGTCAGTATGCGGTGGCATCTGCTGATGAACCAGCGGTTACGCGGAGTGGGTATTACGCTGACGCAGTTCTCACTGATGGCCGGGCTGTACTGGCTCGACCGGCAGGGCGAACTCGTCACGCAGCAGCGGCTGGCCACGTATGCCAATACCGACAAGATGATGACCTCGAAGGTGTTGCAGACGCTGGAAAGCAAGGGATTTCTGCTCCGGTCCGACAATCCGCAGGACGGCCGGGCGAAACGACTCCAGCTGACCCAGACGGGCGAAGCAGTACTTCGGGAGGCATACGCGCTGGTCGGGCAGGTCGACGCGGGCTTTTTCCAGGCCATTGAGCCAGACTCGGCCGTTTTCAACCAGCTACTGCGCCAGTTGCTCGCGGCATCGGGCGGCTGAGTGTTACCTGGTTACAAGGCCCGGTATGCAAACACGCTTTTCACGCCAGTTACTGGCTGCCCAGCCGTTTCGGCGTAGGGGTACACGAAAAAGTTGAGCGGCTCGGCCTGCTCCGGGTACAGCCGCAGATCGCGGCCGACACTGAATTCGATGCGGTTCTCGTCGTGCGTACCGAAGAAGTAATCGCGCTTCGCCGGGTTCTTGGCCGCTTCCGACGCGTCGATTGGTACCCAGCCGACGCCGTTCAGGTAAAACTCAGCCCAGCAGTGGTAGCCGCTGATTTGCCCCTCCGGCCGGTCGGTGGGGAGCGACACACCAATGGCGAAGCGGGCCGGGATGTTCACCGCCCGGCAGTAGCCGATGAAAATAGCGTGGAAGTCGGTGCAGTTACCGCGCCGGGCGTCGCAGGCGTAGTAGATGTCGCCCCGGCCCCAGCCCGTTCCCGACTTATCGTAGTGTACCGTGCTGATGACGTGGTTGTAGATGGCCCGCGCCTTTTCCAGATCGGTTCGGGCGTTGGCCTTTGTCACTACTTCGTCCGCCCACTGCTTTATCTTTCCGTCGATGGGTACAAGCCGGTCGGGTTGCAACCACCGGGTACGCTCGGCCGCGCTGAGCGTCTTACGGCCGGGCTGTGGCGTCGTGGGCTGACTATGCTCCAGCCGCTGCGCCGTAAACCGAACCGTTACCATACGGCCCGTATCAGCTTTCGCGGGGATGTTCACGTGCAGCACACGGTTCCCGTAAGCACCCGTATCGATCCGGTACGGAACGGGCGAACTGATGGTCAGTCCGGTGATGCGCTGAAATGGGCTGTCGTGTGGAATGGGCAACCAGAGATCGGTTTGCCCCGGCTCCGACGGAATCAGCGCCCTGTACGTGAACGCCACCGTCCGCTCGCGCGGGGCGACGGCCGGGCGTAGGGCCAGCAGGCTACTCAGGAGGCAACAGATAGTCAGAACCGAAACGGTACACCGGGCAATACGAATCAACTGCATAGGTAGTAAACCACCAGCTTGCTAGAATACGTTCAGTGTTGGCGGTTCAACGTTCACGAAAAGAGGGCTGTTTACACCTTACTTTCGGGGTACATTTTCTTGTGCTGCGCCAGCAGGATGCTGTATTGCTGGGGTGTCAGAATGGCTTTGTACGCCAGCAGTTTACCCGTTTCGACATCGACGGCCAGTACCCGCAGCTTCTTTTGGTTCATCCCCGACGCTTTCAGTTTCTTGACGCCTTCGTTGAACTTGACCGTCGCATCGGTGATGATTTGCCGGGCTTTGGGCACCTGTTGTTCGGTCAGGCTCAGCCGTTTCGTATCGGCTTTGATCACCGATTTGATGACCATACCCACCGTTGCTCCGTTGTTGAGCAGCGCGAATTTTTCTTTTTCGACCGCCGGGTCCGGCGTCTGGGCAACAGTGAAGCTGATGGTTACCAGCAGGATAAGGAGGGTTGATAACGAACGCATAGAAGTTGAGTTGTGGCCCCAAACCTACGCTTTTATTCGGTTACGATGTGGTTGCGCTTCTCGGCTACACTGGTTTTAATTACAGCCAGTTCGGCCTCCAGCGTGCAAAGGTACTGCTCAACCAAAGCCTGATCGATGGTGGGCTTATCGCTTGTCAGTATCGCTTCGATCGCCTTGTTCTCAGCTACTGTCTTCGTCAGCCCCAGTGTCTGAATAGGCCCTTTCTGCGCGTGAAGAACATACTTTATCGTACTCACGTCGCCCTGCGCCAGCGCCTGCCGGATCTGATCGATTTCGCCGGGTGTCTGCATCAGAAACAGGTCGAGTAGTTCGATGGCAAATGGCAGGTCGTCATCCAGAGACTGTACGAGGTAGTCAAATGAAAAATTGGTTGGCTGATTATGCGCTATGGCCATCGGTTGCGTTATCACCGGAGCAGATTGCACCGATGAAGGAGCGTATTTACGAATAATTCGCTGAAGCTCATTGATCTGGAACGGTTTGGGCAGGAAGTCGTTCATACCAGCCTGTAGGCAGCGCTCCCGTTCGCTGGCCAGCGCATGAGCCGTCATCGCAATGATGGGCACCTGGCTGTGCAGTACCGAGCGGATGTGCTGCGTTGTCGTGTACCCATCCAGTACAGGCATTTGAATATCCATCAGTACCAGATCAAACGGCTGTTGCTGGAGTAGCTCGATAGCCCGTTGCCCGTTTTCAGCAACCACCCCCACATGGCCCAGGCGCTTCAACACCTGTACCGCCAGCTTCTGATTCATCATGTTGTCTTCGGCAATCAGAATCGTTAGTGGCTCAGCGTCGGCCAGTTGCACAGCCTCGCTCCAGTCGGCACTGGCAACTTTTTCATCGGTTTTCTGGTACGGAATCTCCAGCGTAAAACGGGACCCTTCACCCGGTTTACTATCCGCTTTAATCCATCCTCCCTGCATCTCGATCAACGACCTGACGATGTTCAGCCCCAGCCCGGTGCCACCGTAGTAGCGCGTGGTAAAATCACTGGCCTGGCGGAAGCGTTCAAAGATGTGTTGCAGCGCATCACTGTCGATACCGATGCCCGTGTCCTGTACCACGATGCGTACCTGAATGGTATC is part of the Spirosoma rhododendri genome and encodes:
- a CDS encoding D-arabinono-1,4-lactone oxidase, yielding MQKRTFLKLSSAMLATPFLKPFEGLVPGEKFKNWAGNLTYSTDKLAECTSVANVQELVRKYPKLKVLGTRHCFNTIADSTDQFLSLMPMSEVVSLDTTAKTVTVDGSMKYGQLVPYLDSKGFALHNLASLPHISVAGAIGTATHGSGMKNGNLSTAVRGIEFITANGETRTLTADRDGDAFRAAVVHLGALGVVTRVTLAVQPTFTMRQTVYENLPLAQLKENFDAIMSSGYSVSLFTNWLNDTVSEVWVKSRADEAPPKTDFYGATAATKNLHPIVGISAENCTDQLGVVGPWYERMPHFKMGFTPSSGQELQSEYFVPRKHAVDAILAVEKLKAQVNPHLLISEIRAIDGDDLWMSPCYKQPSIAIHFTWKPEWPAVRQLLPVIERELAPFQARPHWGKLFTMAPSRLESLYEKMPAFCQLATQYDPSGKFRNAFLNTNLFGNV
- a CDS encoding nuclear transport factor 2 family protein; translated protein: MKKYLVMTALLLAAVTVGWAQSEDNAIKQVLRNETEGFFKRDKAQWSNAWAHTPYIHFAANLYGGDFMLVKGWDKLEKHFASQFKSSKISDKVSVQNANYTIRQKGDMAYVAYDQTLVDSHGKTTSKESRVLEKMNGQWKIIDVTALTNLKNFGLAQSK
- a CDS encoding endonuclease/exonuclease/phosphatase family protein; amino-acid sequence: MRITLLLIACVIAYTAVAQPANTMRVASYNLRYNTPNDGADAWPNRIEMVKSLIRYHKIELFGTQEGLRGQLNDVAQLPGWAFVGKGRDDGKEAGEHSAIFYKKDRFDLLTTGDFWLSETPDKPGKGWDATCCNRICTWARFRDKQTKKEFYFFSAHFDHQGVEARRQSGRLMVEKIKAIAKNEPVIFVGDLNSTPDTEQVKTIQASLQDAYQATKQPPYGPVGTFTGFKSDAPLNDRIDYIFVSKSIDVLSYAALTDRLDQRFPSDHLLVVADVVIK
- a CDS encoding VOC family protein, which gives rise to MTTPTQLGFVSVQVSDLAASTLFYRDTLGFQPVPQSPPDACIFATQSGATFAIRKPLVDLNQTDQLGWGVGLWFAVDSLDDFLQRIDGQATLIRGVQATPFGNTAIIADPDGYWLTIQESPNR
- a CDS encoding EVE domain-containing protein — protein: MNCETQYWVVVAARDHARSGIEQGIVQANHGKEAPLRRMQPGDGVLIYAPKQTFGEKEPLQQFIAVGTVADEPVYQITVTDDFQPFRRRVTYDESVTATPVQPLIEQLSFIQNKASWGYSFRFGCFAIPKADFDLIRSAMTNHSHA
- a CDS encoding MarR family winged helix-turn-helix transcriptional regulator, coding for MPDSPIFTYNQPEENNGYLLWQVSMRWHLLMNQRLRGVGITLTQFSLMAGLYWLDRQGELVTQQRLATYANTDKMMTSKVLQTLESKGFLLRSDNPQDGRAKRLQLTQTGEAVLREAYALVGQVDAGFFQAIEPDSAVFNQLLRQLLAASGG
- a CDS encoding transglutaminase-like domain-containing protein; amino-acid sequence: MQLIRIARCTVSVLTICCLLSSLLALRPAVAPRERTVAFTYRALIPSEPGQTDLWLPIPHDSPFQRITGLTISSPVPYRIDTGAYGNRVLHVNIPAKADTGRMVTVRFTAQRLEHSQPTTPQPGRKTLSAAERTRWLQPDRLVPIDGKIKQWADEVVTKANARTDLEKARAIYNHVISTVHYDKSGTGWGRGDIYYACDARRGNCTDFHAIFIGYCRAVNIPARFAIGVSLPTDRPEGQISGYHCWAEFYLNGVGWVPIDASEAAKNPAKRDYFFGTHDENRIEFSVGRDLRLYPEQAEPLNFFVYPYAETAGQPVTGVKSVFAYRAL